In Paenibacillus sp. FSL M7-0420, a single genomic region encodes these proteins:
- a CDS encoding LacI family DNA-binding transcriptional regulator, translated as MITIKDIARVAGVSHTTVSRALNGNPLIKKATRDKIERIAAEMNYVPNYSAKSLVTKRSFIIGLFFSSIEQGTSASFLVDAIKGITHSLDENYNLTVNGIDGVQHFSNIQPQRFDGILVMSQSDEDNAFIYHVKKTGIPLVVLNRQLEDPGIMNVVANDREGVKEAIDYAVQQGHRKLAIIEGKPGFKSSSERKQGFLDSLIAGRLALNPDYFAPGDYSIESGYAAMSKLLSLEDRPTAVFCSNDDMAIGAMNACYAHKVQVPEQISLIGFDDMMFARYTNPALTTVRKPIAEISELGITMLIQLLQQPETPPQQLFVKTSLVVRDTVAGV; from the coding sequence ATGATTACCATCAAAGATATTGCCCGTGTTGCCGGTGTGTCCCATACTACCGTATCGAGGGCGCTGAACGGCAACCCGCTGATCAAGAAGGCCACCCGGGATAAGATTGAACGGATCGCCGCCGAAATGAATTATGTGCCGAATTACAGTGCCAAGAGCCTGGTCACCAAGAGATCGTTCATCATCGGCCTGTTCTTCTCCAGTATTGAGCAGGGGACTTCCGCAAGCTTCCTGGTGGATGCCATCAAAGGCATTACGCACAGTCTGGATGAGAACTATAATCTGACGGTAAACGGGATCGACGGTGTGCAGCATTTCAGCAATATTCAACCGCAGCGCTTCGACGGCATTCTGGTCATGAGCCAGAGCGATGAAGACAATGCCTTCATCTATCATGTGAAGAAGACGGGCATTCCGCTAGTGGTGCTGAACCGCCAGCTGGAGGACCCCGGCATCATGAACGTGGTCGCCAATGACCGCGAAGGCGTCAAGGAAGCGATTGATTATGCTGTGCAGCAGGGTCACCGCAAGCTGGCTATTATTGAAGGCAAGCCCGGCTTCAAGTCCTCAAGCGAACGTAAGCAGGGCTTCCTGGACAGTCTGATTGCAGGCCGGCTTGCGCTGAATCCTGATTATTTTGCCCCCGGAGATTACAGCATTGAGAGCGGATATGCGGCGATGAGCAAGCTGCTTAGCCTGGAGGACCGGCCTACGGCGGTGTTCTGCTCCAATGATGATATGGCGATTGGCGCCATGAATGCCTGCTATGCCCACAAGGTGCAGGTGCCGGAGCAGATCTCACTGATCGGCTTCGATGATATGATGTTCGCCCGCTATACGAATCCTGCCCTGACCACGGTCCGCAAGCCGATTGCCGAGATCAGTGAGCTCGGCATTACCATGCTGATCCAGCTGCTTCAGCAGCCGGAGACCCCGCCGCAGCAGCTGTTCGTTAAGACTTCGCTGGTGGTACGGGATACGGTTGCCGGAGTATAA
- a CDS encoding UxaA family hydrolase: protein MKNLMKMNPRDTVAVALRPIAAGEELTIDGLTLQAAQEIPQGHKIALTGFSSGDIITKYGSPIGHATAPIAAGDWIHTHNIKTNLSGEEEYEYVPDVHPVIYPRRDLTFQGYRRSNGKVGIRNDLFIIPTVGCVNGVAEQMLQEFKAEHPDLGGFDNLTVLKHPYGCSQLGDDHRMTRSILLDAVNHPNAGGVLVFGLGCENNIVSEFRSMLGDYDESRVKFLVAQEVGNELEAGLVLLEELYEAAANDVREPVPLSELNIGLKCGGSDGFSGITANPLLGAFSDFIISQGGTSVLTEVPEMFGAEKVLMARAESKEVYDDIVSLINNFKQYFLSYGEPVYENPSPGNKAGGISTLEDKSLGCTQKAGSSPVVDVLQYGVKLRKKGLSLLQAPGNDLVAASALAASDCQLVLFTTGRGTPFGSFVPTVKVATNNDLFAKKGHWMDFNAGPLLETPMADVLEEFITYIIDVASGQKTRNEQNEVRELAIFKTGVTL from the coding sequence ATGAAGAACTTAATGAAAATGAACCCGAGAGATACGGTAGCTGTAGCCTTACGGCCGATTGCTGCCGGAGAAGAACTGACGATAGACGGACTGACGCTTCAGGCCGCCCAGGAGATTCCGCAGGGTCATAAGATTGCCCTGACCGGTTTCAGCAGCGGAGACATCATTACCAAATACGGTTCCCCGATCGGCCATGCCACGGCTCCGATTGCCGCAGGCGACTGGATTCATACGCATAACATCAAAACCAATCTGTCCGGCGAGGAAGAATATGAGTATGTGCCCGATGTCCATCCGGTGATCTATCCGCGCCGTGATCTGACCTTCCAGGGATACCGGCGGAGTAACGGCAAGGTGGGCATCCGTAATGATCTGTTCATTATTCCGACCGTGGGCTGTGTGAACGGCGTGGCCGAGCAGATGCTGCAGGAGTTCAAGGCCGAGCATCCCGATCTTGGCGGATTCGACAACCTGACCGTGCTGAAGCATCCTTACGGCTGCTCCCAGCTGGGCGATGACCACCGTATGACCCGCAGCATTCTGCTTGATGCCGTCAATCATCCCAATGCAGGCGGTGTACTCGTCTTCGGCCTTGGCTGCGAGAACAATATCGTCTCCGAGTTCCGCAGCATGCTGGGCGATTATGACGAATCCCGGGTTAAATTCCTGGTGGCCCAGGAGGTCGGCAATGAGCTGGAAGCTGGACTTGTCCTGCTGGAGGAGCTGTATGAAGCCGCAGCGAACGACGTCCGTGAGCCGGTTCCGCTCAGTGAGCTGAACATCGGGCTGAAATGCGGCGGCTCTGACGGGTTCTCCGGCATTACGGCCAACCCGCTGCTGGGCGCATTCTCCGACTTCATCATCTCCCAGGGCGGAACCTCGGTGCTGACGGAGGTGCCGGAAATGTTCGGTGCGGAGAAGGTGCTGATGGCCCGCGCAGAGAGCAAGGAGGTCTATGATGATATCGTCTCGCTGATCAATAACTTCAAGCAGTATTTCCTCTCCTACGGCGAGCCTGTCTATGAGAATCCGTCTCCGGGCAACAAGGCTGGCGGCATCAGCACGCTGGAGGACAAATCACTCGGCTGCACCCAGAAGGCCGGATCGTCGCCGGTGGTGGATGTATTGCAGTATGGCGTGAAGCTGCGCAAAAAAGGGCTGAGCCTCTTACAGGCTCCCGGCAACGATCTGGTCGCTGCGTCTGCGCTTGCCGCTTCCGATTGCCAGCTCGTGCTGTTCACAACTGGCCGCGGCACGCCGTTCGGCAGCTTTGTGCCTACAGTCAAGGTGGCGACCAACAACGACCTTTTTGCCAAAAAAGGCCACTGGATGGACTTCAACGCAGGTCCCCTGCTGGAAACGCCGATGGCCGATGTGCTGGAGGAATTCATCACGTATATCATTGATGTCGCCAGCGGCCAAAAAACACGGAACGAGCAGAATGAAGTGCGTGAGCTGGCTATTTTCAAAACAGGCGTTACCTTGTAG
- a CDS encoding class II aldolase/adducin family protein, producing MNNHEEELRRLICDIGRNLFNKDFIAANDGNISARLSATEVITSPTGVSKGYLQPHMLVKVNLQGEILNAAEGYRPSTEVKMHLKIYNELPEMGGVVHAHPPYATAFAIKGEALDKMMMPESVIAMGDIPLAVYGTPSTDEIPDSLTPFLGKKTAVLLESHGALTWGKDVMAAYMNMERLEYTAKLTFLTRMIGGERELPPHRIEELVALRSFYGM from the coding sequence ATGAATAATCACGAAGAAGAACTACGGCGCCTAATCTGCGATATCGGCCGGAATCTGTTCAACAAGGATTTCATCGCGGCCAATGACGGCAATATCTCCGCCCGCCTGTCGGCCACCGAGGTCATTACTTCGCCCACCGGAGTCAGCAAAGGCTATCTGCAGCCGCATATGCTGGTCAAAGTCAATCTGCAGGGAGAGATACTGAATGCAGCGGAGGGCTACCGGCCGTCCACGGAAGTGAAGATGCACCTGAAGATCTACAACGAGCTGCCGGAGATGGGCGGGGTGGTGCATGCGCATCCGCCGTATGCTACCGCTTTTGCCATCAAGGGTGAAGCTCTGGACAAAATGATGATGCCTGAATCCGTCATTGCCATGGGGGACATTCCACTGGCGGTATACGGGACGCCTTCGACCGATGAGATCCCGGATTCGCTGACTCCCTTCCTGGGCAAGAAGACCGCTGTGCTGCTGGAGAGCCACGGGGCCCTGACCTGGGGCAAGGATGTAATGGCTGCTTATATGAACATGGAGCGGCTTGAGTATACGGCGAAGCTGACCTTCCTGACCCGCATGATCGGGGGAGAGCGCGAGCTGCCGCCGCACCGGATTGAGGAGCTGGTGGCGCTGAGATCATTCTACGGGATGTAA
- a CDS encoding tagaturonate reductase, which produces MTNRLSRSTHPGLTLHPERMIQFGEGNFMRAFVDWQLQQMNNQGLFNGSAVLIQPIAQGPGGVADLMAAQDNLYTVLLNGIMDNETVNSREIISSVSRVINPYMDYEAYLALAENDDLEFITSNTTEAGIAYLPGDRADDAPPKSFPGKLTALLHRRFELGKKGFVIIPCELIDRNGEKLQEIVERYAADWNLGAEFLQWLKSENTFCCSLVDRIVPGYPRDQAAALEAELGYLDNVMVNAEPFLFWVIEGPESLAERLPLAKAGLNVVVTPDMTPYRERKVHLLNGPHTAMVPLGLLAGLETVEDVMNDGTFSRFVKQLIEEELIPMLDLPADELLSYAGAVQERFRNPFIRHELTSISLNSISKFKARLLPVMLRYQQERGQLPERMTLAFAALLLSYRGDRIPRQDGAEVLAVFDQAWSQPASFVNTILADTSLWGQDLTRLPGLADAVAAHLQQLELEDSRAALQELVG; this is translated from the coding sequence ATGACAAACCGTTTATCCAGAAGCACTCACCCGGGGCTAACCCTCCATCCGGAACGGATGATTCAGTTCGGCGAAGGCAACTTCATGCGTGCGTTCGTAGACTGGCAGCTGCAGCAAATGAACAATCAGGGTCTGTTCAACGGAAGCGCTGTCCTCATTCAGCCCATTGCTCAGGGACCCGGAGGAGTAGCTGATCTGATGGCCGCTCAAGACAACCTCTACACTGTGCTGCTTAATGGCATCATGGACAACGAGACCGTCAATTCCCGCGAAATTATCAGCTCGGTCAGCCGGGTGATTAACCCATACATGGATTATGAAGCTTATCTCGCGCTCGCCGAGAATGATGATCTGGAGTTCATCACCTCCAATACTACCGAAGCCGGCATTGCCTATCTTCCAGGCGACCGCGCAGACGATGCTCCCCCTAAGAGCTTCCCGGGCAAGCTGACCGCCCTGCTCCACCGCCGCTTCGAGCTTGGCAAGAAAGGCTTCGTTATTATTCCTTGCGAGCTGATTGACCGCAACGGCGAGAAATTGCAGGAGATCGTAGAACGTTATGCGGCTGACTGGAATCTTGGCGCAGAATTCCTGCAATGGCTGAAGTCCGAGAATACCTTCTGCTGCAGTCTGGTGGACCGGATTGTTCCTGGTTATCCGCGTGATCAGGCGGCCGCCCTCGAAGCCGAGCTGGGCTATCTCGATAACGTAATGGTGAATGCAGAGCCGTTCCTCTTCTGGGTCATTGAAGGCCCGGAGTCTCTGGCAGAACGCCTGCCGCTGGCCAAGGCCGGACTGAATGTCGTGGTAACACCGGATATGACGCCTTACCGCGAACGCAAGGTTCATCTGCTGAACGGACCTCATACCGCTATGGTCCCTCTGGGCCTGCTTGCCGGTCTTGAGACGGTTGAAGACGTCATGAATGACGGTACCTTCTCCCGCTTCGTGAAGCAGTTGATCGAAGAGGAGCTGATCCCGATGCTGGATCTGCCTGCCGATGAGCTGCTGTCCTATGCCGGCGCTGTGCAGGAGCGGTTCCGCAATCCGTTCATCCGCCATGAGCTGACCTCCATCTCGCTCAACAGCATTTCCAAATTCAAGGCCCGCCTGCTTCCGGTCATGCTTCGCTACCAGCAGGAACGAGGCCAGCTTCCGGAGCGGATGACCCTCGCCTTCGCCGCCCTGCTGCTCAGCTACCGGGGAGACCGTATTCCCCGGCAGGACGGCGCTGAAGTGCTGGCAGTGTTCGATCAGGCCTGGAGCCAGCCGGCCAGCTTCGTGAACACTATTCTTGCCGACACCAGCCTGTGGGGACAGGACCTGACCCGGCTGCCGGGGCTGGCTGATGCGGTTGCCGCCCATTTGCAGCAGCTGGAGCTTGAAGATTCCCGCGCAGCATTACAGGAACTCGTCGGATGA
- a CDS encoding sugar phosphate isomerase/epimerase family protein — protein sequence MTVPFQLGVRAHDFKRCPLPQLIDKLKEHGFPAIQFALHKSFPESVAELGALSPGTASYYGDAFRQAGIKIAVLGCYVNIIDADPAKRAQALSDFNTHLRLARDFGASLVGTETGSMGQGYTPDNFTEKAFLEVVASVSAMVAEAERFGVTVGIEAGVNHPLYTAPLARRLLDTVPSNNLQIILDAANLMTPENYLQQEQIVAEALELLGDRIAVLHLKDFTVKNGAIDIVPAGQGMLDFAPLLRYMKYKRPHIQGLLESTPEEHLQGSAQFLRHMYNEV from the coding sequence ATGACCGTTCCGTTTCAACTGGGCGTCCGTGCCCATGACTTCAAGCGGTGTCCGCTGCCGCAATTAATAGATAAGCTGAAGGAGCATGGCTTCCCGGCAATTCAGTTTGCGCTGCATAAGTCTTTTCCGGAGAGTGTGGCGGAGCTTGGCGCACTGAGTCCGGGGACTGCTTCCTATTATGGCGATGCCTTCAGACAAGCCGGTATCAAGATTGCTGTCCTTGGCTGTTATGTAAATATCATTGATGCTGACCCTGCCAAACGCGCGCAGGCGCTGAGCGACTTCAACACTCATCTGCGGCTGGCCCGTGACTTCGGCGCAAGTCTGGTAGGGACAGAGACCGGCAGTATGGGTCAGGGGTATACACCGGATAATTTCACGGAGAAGGCTTTTCTGGAGGTCGTCGCCTCGGTTAGCGCCATGGTTGCTGAGGCCGAACGGTTCGGAGTAACTGTAGGCATCGAGGCAGGCGTCAACCACCCGCTCTACACGGCCCCGTTAGCCCGGCGTCTGCTGGATACCGTGCCATCCAATAATCTGCAAATTATACTGGATGCCGCGAATCTGATGACCCCGGAGAATTACCTTCAGCAGGAGCAGATTGTGGCAGAAGCGCTGGAGCTCCTCGGAGACCGGATCGCGGTTCTGCATCTGAAGGATTTCACCGTTAAGAACGGCGCCATCGACATCGTTCCTGCCGGACAAGGCATGCTGGACTTCGCCCCGCTGCTCCGCTACATGAAATATAAGCGCCCGCATATCCAAGGCCTGCTGGAGAGCACTCCAGAGGAACATCTCCAGGGCAGCGCGCAATTCCTGCGGCACATGTATAACGAGGTTTAA
- a CDS encoding rhamnogalacturonan acetylesterase, whose product MPTIYIAGDSTAAQKGGGEWPMAGWGEYLRQYVNRKVRIENRAINGRSTRSFLAEGRLADLERDFLPGDFLLIQFGHNDQKLEDPLRYTEPHTDYRENLKVFIDSARSRGSFPVLLTSVSRRRFTADSEPDPQAVGLYPQVMREVAEETGTPLLDIFAASQQLYRRLGTEASAGLFMHLPPGAHPNYPDGITDDTHFSQSGAQQIAALVAEALAQCEELRLLHPYLRV is encoded by the coding sequence ATGCCGACTATCTATATCGCCGGAGACTCAACCGCCGCCCAGAAGGGCGGCGGGGAATGGCCGATGGCCGGATGGGGCGAGTACCTGCGGCAATACGTCAACCGGAAGGTGCGGATTGAGAACCGGGCCATCAACGGACGGAGTACACGCTCCTTCCTGGCTGAGGGCAGACTGGCAGACCTGGAGCGGGACTTCCTCCCCGGAGATTTCCTGCTGATCCAGTTCGGCCATAATGACCAGAAGCTGGAGGACCCTCTCCGTTACACGGAGCCGCATACCGATTACCGCGAGAATCTCAAGGTATTCATCGATTCTGCCCGCAGCCGGGGCAGCTTCCCTGTGCTGCTGACCTCCGTGAGCCGCCGCCGCTTCACTGCGGACAGTGAACCGGACCCGCAGGCTGTGGGACTCTATCCGCAGGTTATGCGGGAGGTTGCAGAGGAGACCGGAACACCTCTGCTTGATATTTTTGCCGCCTCCCAGCAGCTCTACCGCAGACTGGGGACCGAAGCATCAGCCGGGCTGTTCATGCACCTGCCGCCGGGTGCCCACCCCAACTACCCGGACGGCATTACCGATGACACGCACTTCTCCCAATCCGGAGCGCAGCAGATCGCAGCGCTGGTAGCTGAAGCGCTCGCACAGTGTGAGGAGCTGAGGCTGCTGCACCCGTATCTGCGGGTGTAA
- the uxaC gene encoding glucuronate isomerase: MFLNEDFMLSGETARLLFHNHAKTMPIIDYHCHLDPREIYEDQPFENLTAAWLYGDHYKWRLMRANGVPESHITGDASDYDKFLAWARTLPKAVGNPLYSWTHLELRRFFGVEELLNEATAPAIWEKVNRKLAEPGFTRRGLIRSSGVKVICTTDDPADSLEYHKLLQGSETAFQVFPTFRPDKALNIDAEGFAAWTLKLESASGLPVKSYAGLLDALRNRVAFFHEQGCRLSDHALDVLRYEAAAPEVVEAIFAKRMQGAALLPEEITRYRTELLTALIGFYHDKDWTMQLHLHAYRNNNTPMFQRLGPDTGYDGINDLPLTTALSQLLDRAESGSGLPKTILYSLNPGDYPTLLALLGCYQKDTPGKLQLGSGWWYNDTRSGMRQQLTLLAEGSLLGNFVGMLTDSRSFLSYTRHEYFRRVLCGLLGELAERGEAPDDLEVLGAMARDISYNNAAGYFGFQTAGSEAGVTV; the protein is encoded by the coding sequence ATGTTCCTAAACGAGGACTTCATGTTGTCCGGCGAAACAGCACGGCTACTCTTTCATAATCACGCCAAAACCATGCCCATTATCGATTACCACTGCCATCTGGACCCGCGCGAAATCTATGAGGACCAGCCCTTTGAGAATCTGACCGCAGCCTGGCTGTACGGGGATCATTACAAATGGCGGCTGATGCGCGCAAACGGCGTGCCTGAATCGCATATTACCGGCGACGCCTCTGATTATGATAAATTTCTGGCCTGGGCCCGTACACTGCCTAAGGCAGTAGGCAACCCGCTGTACAGCTGGACGCATCTGGAGCTCCGCCGTTTCTTCGGTGTAGAGGAGCTGCTGAATGAAGCCACGGCGCCGGCCATCTGGGAGAAGGTCAACCGTAAGCTGGCTGAACCGGGCTTCACCCGGCGCGGCCTGATCCGCAGCAGCGGTGTCAAGGTGATCTGCACCACCGATGATCCGGCAGATTCCCTGGAGTATCACAAGCTGCTGCAGGGGAGTGAGACCGCCTTCCAGGTGTTCCCGACCTTCCGTCCTGACAAGGCGCTGAACATCGATGCCGAAGGCTTCGCCGCCTGGACCCTTAAGCTGGAGTCGGCCTCCGGCCTGCCGGTCAAGAGCTATGCCGGACTGCTGGATGCCCTACGTAACCGGGTTGCCTTCTTCCACGAGCAGGGCTGCCGCCTGTCGGACCATGCGCTGGATGTCCTGCGTTACGAAGCGGCTGCGCCTGAGGTGGTGGAAGCTATTTTTGCCAAAAGAATGCAGGGAGCTGCGCTGTTACCGGAGGAAATCACCCGCTACCGCACAGAGCTGCTGACCGCGCTGATCGGCTTCTATCATGACAAGGACTGGACCATGCAGCTCCATCTGCATGCTTATCGCAACAACAATACGCCGATGTTCCAGCGGCTTGGACCGGATACCGGCTATGACGGCATCAACGATCTGCCGCTGACCACAGCGCTGTCGCAGCTGCTGGACCGGGCCGAGAGCGGCAGCGGCTTGCCGAAGACGATCCTCTACTCGCTGAATCCCGGCGATTACCCTACCCTGCTCGCTCTGCTGGGCTGTTACCAGAAGGATACCCCCGGCAAGCTCCAGCTTGGCTCCGGCTGGTGGTACAACGATACGCGCAGCGGCATGCGCCAGCAGCTGACTCTGCTGGCTGAGGGCAGCCTGCTCGGCAACTTCGTCGGCATGCTGACCGATTCGCGCAGCTTCCTGTCGTATACCCGGCATGAATATTTCCGCCGGGTCCTGTGCGGACTGCTTGGTGAACTCGCCGAACGCGGGGAAGCGCCGGATGACCTCGAAGTCCTCGGGGCTATGGCCCGGGATATCTCCTACAATAACGCAGCCGGGTATTTCGGCTTCCAGACTGCCGGCAGTGAAGCCGGAGTCACTGTCTAG
- the fucU gene encoding L-fucose mutarotase, which yields MLKKIPKLLSPELVRTLMEMGHGDELVLADANYPGHALHSRVLRADGIGIPLLLDAILELLPLDHYAPAQAAFMAVVEGDPTVPVIWDTYKEILTRHDPAVQVEYEERFDFYDRSKHSYVILITGEDALYGNIILKKGVISPEAGE from the coding sequence ATGCTCAAAAAAATACCCAAACTGCTCTCCCCCGAGCTCGTCCGCACCCTGATGGAGATGGGCCACGGGGATGAGCTGGTGCTGGCGGATGCCAATTATCCGGGACATGCGCTGCATTCCCGGGTGCTGCGGGCTGACGGGATCGGTATCCCCTTGCTGCTTGACGCCATCCTGGAGCTGCTACCGCTGGATCATTATGCTCCGGCTCAGGCGGCCTTCATGGCTGTAGTGGAGGGAGACCCCACAGTCCCTGTGATATGGGACACGTACAAGGAGATTCTCACCCGGCATGATCCTGCGGTGCAGGTGGAGTATGAAGAGCGTTTTGACTTCTATGACCGCTCCAAGCACAGCTACGTCATTCTGATTACAGGGGAAGATGCGCTCTACGGGAATATTATTCTCAAAAAAGGTGTGATTTCCCCCGAGGCCGGGGAATAG
- a CDS encoding rhamnulokinase — MTEAKTQVMEVTGNQGIRLLAIDLGASSGRVMLGCYRDGKVTVEEIHRFPNGPVEVNGHLHWDVQRLLEEIKQGIAAAAASYGPLHSLSVDTWGVDYGLLDEQGGLLDAPHHYRNQRMADIASALEAALPPAEQFKLTGNQSSPINTVYQLFADLMAKPELRTTARQLLMMPDLFHYMLSGVAVAEQTIWSTSGLLNPQSTAPAAEVLRRLELPVTLVPRLVPAGTVLGELRPALQKELGSGPLKIIAGASHDTASAVASIPYGGFGSSYAESSNADSRCADPGISDPDRIDGFSDPLPSAAFISCGTWSLVGLETAEPVLSDAARASGFTNESCFGGTNRLLKNITGLWLLQETQRSWAEAGEPLSHQEAAELAGQLDRPGACIAMLDPNDPLFSTPGDMPLRIESYCIRTGQPVPQTRAEIIRSILESLARSYADTIRELEALTGRPVRCIHMVGGGIQNKLLCQLTADATGKEVIAGPVEASAIGNLLVQLAALGAVDPAEVRRVAARSCSTLRYQPSLTHQN, encoded by the coding sequence ATGACAGAGGCGAAGACGCAAGTGATGGAGGTAACCGGTAACCAAGGAATCCGGCTGCTGGCCATCGACCTGGGAGCCAGCTCCGGCAGAGTGATGCTGGGATGCTACAGGGACGGAAAGGTGACGGTGGAGGAGATTCACCGCTTCCCTAACGGACCGGTAGAGGTCAACGGACATTTGCACTGGGATGTGCAGCGGCTGCTTGAGGAGATCAAGCAAGGGATTGCAGCGGCTGCGGCAAGCTACGGACCGCTGCATTCTCTGAGCGTCGATACCTGGGGAGTCGACTACGGCCTGCTGGATGAGCAGGGCGGGCTGCTGGACGCTCCGCATCATTACAGGAATCAGCGGATGGCGGACATCGCTTCGGCACTGGAGGCTGCATTGCCACCAGCCGAGCAATTCAAGCTGACGGGCAACCAGTCCAGCCCGATTAATACGGTGTATCAATTGTTTGCCGATCTTATGGCGAAGCCGGAGCTGCGGACAACTGCCAGACAGCTCCTGATGATGCCGGATCTGTTCCATTATATGCTCAGCGGCGTGGCCGTGGCCGAGCAGACCATCTGGAGCACCAGCGGCCTGCTGAATCCGCAGTCCACAGCGCCTGCTGCCGAAGTGCTGCGCAGGCTGGAGCTGCCGGTTACGCTTGTGCCCCGGCTGGTTCCGGCAGGAACGGTGCTGGGGGAGCTCCGGCCCGCGCTCCAGAAAGAGCTGGGCAGCGGTCCGCTTAAGATCATCGCCGGAGCCTCGCATGATACGGCTTCGGCCGTGGCGTCCATTCCTTACGGCGGCTTCGGCTCTAGCTACGCTGAGTCCAGCAATGCCGATTCTCGTTGCGCTGATCCTGGCATTAGCGATCCAGACCGGATCGACGGATTCAGCGATCCGCTGCCATCCGCTGCATTCATCAGCTGCGGAACCTGGTCGCTGGTCGGCCTGGAGACAGCGGAGCCCGTATTAAGCGATGCAGCCCGGGCCAGCGGCTTCACCAACGAGAGCTGCTTCGGCGGCACGAACCGGCTGCTGAAGAATATCACCGGCCTCTGGCTGCTCCAGGAGACCCAGCGGAGCTGGGCTGAAGCGGGGGAACCGCTGAGCCATCAGGAAGCCGCCGAGCTGGCCGGGCAGTTGGACCGGCCGGGTGCATGCATCGCCATGCTGGACCCGAACGATCCGCTCTTCAGCACGCCGGGCGATATGCCGCTGCGGATTGAATCCTACTGCATCCGCACCGGACAGCCGGTGCCGCAGACTCGGGCGGAGATCATCCGCTCGATTCTGGAGAGTCTGGCCCGGTCTTACGCGGATACGATCCGCGAGCTGGAGGCACTCACCGGCCGTCCGGTGCGCTGCATTCACATGGTCGGCGGCGGCATTCAGAACAAGCTGCTGTGCCAGCTGACGGCGGATGCCACCGGCAAAGAGGTTATTGCCGGACCGGTAGAAGCGAGCGCGATCGGCAACCTTTTGGTGCAATTGGCGGCGCTCGGTGCTGTCGATCCCGCAGAGGTCCGAAGGGTGGCCGCCCGGTCCTGCTCAACGCTCCGGTACCAGCCGTCTTTAACACATCAGAACTGA